AGTCCATTCTTCCAATCTTTACTTCACCAAAGAGTGTTTGGATTTGAGTGagaaaattgttgaaaagacCAGGCAGTTTGGTGGTCAACATGATGCTTCAAAAGTATTTTTGTGTAATTCAGGTGCGGAGGCAAATGAAGCAGCTTTGAAATTTGCCAAGAAGCACGgtataatgaaaaatcctCGCAAGCAGGGAATAGTTGCGTTTGAAAATTCCTTCCATGGGCGTACTATAGGCGCTTTATCTGTCACTTGGAATAGTAAATATAGGACACCTTTCGGTGATCTAATGCCTAATGTGTCATTCTTGAATTTGCATGATGAAATGACAAAATTACAGAATTATATCTCCGCCAGAAAGGATGAGATTGCAGGTTTAATCGTTGAGCCAATACAAGGAGAAGGGGGTGTTTTTCCCGTAGAAGTTGAAAAGCTAACCGCATTGAAGGAAAtatgccaaaaaaatgatgtcATAGTCATTCATGATGAAATTCAATGTGGTTTGGGCCGTTCAGGTAAGCTATGGGCCCACTCCTACTTGCCAAAGGAGGCACATCCAGATATTTTTACATCTGCGAAGGCACTGGGCAATGGTTTCCCCATTGCTGCCACCATTGTCAATGATAAGGTCAACAACGCCCTAAGAGTCGGTGATCACGGTACCACCTATGGTGGAAATCCATTGGCCTGCTCTGTAAGTAACTACGTCTTGGACACTATTGCAGATGAGGCCTTTTTGAAACAAGTCCTTAAGAAAGGTGAAATTTTACAGAAGCGCTTACGCGAAATCCAGGCCAAATACCCAAAACAAATAAAGACTATCAGAGGTAAAGGTTTGATGCTTGGTGCTGAATTTGTCGAGCCACCTACCGAAGTCATCAAAAAGGCTAGAGAATTGGGACTATTGATCATTACTGCTGGTAAGAGTACGGTTAGGTTTGTTCCGGCCTTAACCATCGAAGATGAGCTTATCGAAGAAGGGATGAATGCCTTTGAAAATGCTGTAAAAGCAGTCTACGCCTAGACAAGCTTTCTCCTTTATGTATCATAcagttgttttttctttttataataTTGTAATATATAGGCCCTTCGATCTGATAGACACAAGCAAGTTTCATGACATACAAAGCGGCACTCTGCAGTACTACAGAA
The DNA window shown above is from Saccharomyces kudriavzevii IFO 1802 strain IFO1802 genome assembly, chromosome: 15 and carries:
- the ARG8 gene encoding acetylornithine transaminase (similar to Saccharomyces cerevisiae ARG8 (YOL140W); ancestral locus Anc_3.17); amino-acid sequence: MFKRYLSSTSSRRFTSILEEKAFQVTTYSRPEDLCISRGKNAKLYDDLNGKEYIDFTAGIAVTALGHANPKVAEILHRQANTLVHSSNLYFTKECLDLSEKIVEKTRQFGGQHDASKVFLCNSGAEANEAALKFAKKHGIMKNPRKQGIVAFENSFHGRTIGALSVTWNSKYRTPFGDLMPNVSFLNLHDEMTKLQNYISARKDEIAGLIVEPIQGEGGVFPVEVEKLTALKEICQKNDVIVIHDEIQCGLGRSGKLWAHSYLPKEAHPDIFTSAKALGNGFPIAATIVNDKVNNALRVGDHGTTYGGNPLACSVSNYVLDTIADEAFLKQVLKKGEILQKRLREIQAKYPKQIKTIRGKGLMLGAEFVEPPTEVIKKARELGLLIITAGKSTVRFVPALTIEDELIEEGMNAFENAVKAVYA